A single genomic interval of uncultured Desulfobulbus sp. harbors:
- a CDS encoding argininosuccinate synthase: MSINKIVLAYSGGLDTSVILKWLANEYGCSVIAYSADIGQKEDWDAVRAKGLATGAEKVVVSDLREEFVRDYIFPAFRANAIYEGSYLLGTSLARPLIAKEQVRIAMEEGADAVSHGATGKGNDQVRFELSYMALNPKLTIIAPWRIWDLNSRAKLVAFAQENNIPVPVTKKNPYSSDENLLHISFEGGILEDPWNEPDEDMFKLTVSPEKAPDSPTYIEIDFEQGTPVAIDGERLSPVALMTKLNTLGGANGIGRLDMVENRFVGMKSRGVYETPGGTILRAAHRDLETITLDREVLAIRDSLVPRYSQLIYNGFWFSPEMQLLQKTMDETQTTVNGTVRLKLYKGNCIPVGRKSANSLYSESFATFEEDEVYNQADATGFIRLNALRLRIQAYQRNK; encoded by the coding sequence ATGTCGATCAACAAGATAGTGCTCGCCTATTCCGGCGGGTTGGATACCTCGGTTATTCTCAAATGGCTGGCCAATGAATACGGCTGCTCGGTCATTGCCTATTCAGCCGATATCGGCCAGAAGGAGGACTGGGACGCGGTTCGTGCCAAGGGCTTGGCCACCGGTGCGGAGAAGGTTGTGGTCTCCGATCTACGCGAGGAGTTTGTCCGCGACTACATCTTCCCTGCCTTCCGCGCCAATGCCATCTACGAGGGATCCTACCTCCTGGGTACCTCGCTGGCCCGGCCGCTGATCGCCAAGGAGCAGGTGCGCATTGCCATGGAGGAGGGTGCCGACGCGGTGAGCCACGGGGCCACCGGCAAGGGCAACGATCAGGTCCGGTTCGAGCTGAGCTACATGGCGCTCAATCCCAAGCTGACCATCATCGCCCCCTGGCGTATTTGGGATCTGAACTCGCGGGCCAAGTTGGTGGCCTTTGCCCAGGAGAACAACATTCCGGTGCCGGTGACCAAAAAAAATCCCTACAGCTCGGACGAGAACCTGCTTCATATCAGCTTTGAGGGCGGCATCCTCGAGGACCCGTGGAACGAGCCGGATGAGGACATGTTCAAGCTGACCGTTTCCCCGGAAAAGGCGCCGGACAGCCCCACCTACATCGAAATCGATTTCGAGCAGGGGACCCCGGTGGCCATCGATGGCGAGCGGCTGAGCCCGGTCGCCCTGATGACCAAGCTCAACACCTTGGGCGGGGCCAACGGTATCGGCCGTCTGGATATGGTGGAGAACCGGTTCGTGGGCATGAAGTCCCGCGGCGTCTACGAGACCCCCGGCGGCACGATCCTCCGCGCCGCCCATCGTGACCTGGAGACCATCACCCTGGATCGCGAGGTGCTGGCCATCCGCGACTCCCTGGTGCCGCGCTATTCGCAGTTGATCTACAACGGTTTCTGGTTCTCCCCGGAGATGCAGCTGTTGCAGAAGACCATGGACGAGACCCAGACCACGGTCAACGGTACCGTCCGCCTCAAGCTCTACAAGGGCAACTGCATCCCGGTGGGGCGGAAGTCGGCCAACTCGCTCTACTCCGAGTCCTTTGCCACCTTTGAAGAGGATGAGGTCTACAATCAGGCGGACGCCACCGGATTTATTCGGTTGAACGCCCTGCGCCTGCGCATTCAAGCCTACCAACGGAACAAGTAA
- the argH gene encoding argininosuccinate lyase produces MAGQQKSDKMWGGRFAEATAASVEAYSASIQYDSRLYHHDVMGSKAHARMLAKQGLITDEECEAIIVGLSEIEAEIDRGEFVFKPELEDIHMNIEKALTDRIGAAGAKLHTARSRNDQVNLDFRLYLRDEADTLDTLLAEVQKAFARTARKYLGTVMPGYTHMQRAQPVLLSHHLLAYVEMFQRDRDRLQGCRERINILPLGAAAMAGTGLPIDRQFVADELGFAGVSANSMDTSGDRDFALEMLFCLNLVQIHLSRLSEELVLWSSKEFEFVRIGDRYCTGSSIMPQKKNPDIPELMRGKTGRVTGALMSLLMTMKGLPLTYNRDLQEDKEQVFDGLDTVKASLSITAELLDNTEFNVERLREATIGGFMTATDLADYLVKRNMPFRQAHGVVGRIVAVCQERDCELVDLSLAELQQHSALIEADIFSVLSVDGSINSRLSVGGTARVRVEESLARVEQQLGMA; encoded by the coding sequence GTGGCTGGACAACAAAAATCAGACAAGATGTGGGGCGGTCGCTTTGCCGAAGCGACCGCCGCTTCGGTTGAGGCCTACAGTGCGTCCATCCAGTATGACTCGCGCCTCTATCACCATGACGTCATGGGCTCCAAGGCGCATGCGCGCATGCTGGCCAAGCAGGGGCTGATCACGGACGAGGAGTGCGAGGCCATCATTGTCGGCTTGAGCGAAATCGAGGCCGAGATCGACCGGGGCGAGTTTGTCTTCAAGCCCGAGCTTGAAGACATCCACATGAACATCGAAAAGGCGCTGACCGATCGTATCGGCGCTGCAGGGGCAAAACTGCACACCGCCCGCAGCCGCAACGATCAGGTCAACCTCGATTTCCGCCTCTACCTCCGCGACGAGGCCGACACCCTGGATACCCTGCTAGCCGAGGTGCAGAAGGCCTTTGCCCGCACTGCCCGCAAATACCTGGGCACGGTCATGCCCGGCTACACCCACATGCAGCGGGCGCAGCCGGTGCTCCTCTCCCACCACCTGCTGGCCTACGTGGAGATGTTTCAGCGCGATCGCGATCGTCTGCAGGGGTGCCGCGAGCGGATCAACATCCTGCCGCTGGGCGCGGCTGCCATGGCTGGCACCGGTTTACCCATCGATCGCCAATTCGTCGCTGATGAGCTTGGCTTTGCCGGGGTCTCCGCCAACTCCATGGACACCAGCGGCGATCGCGATTTTGCCCTGGAGATGCTGTTCTGTCTCAACCTGGTCCAGATCCATCTCAGCCGGCTTTCCGAGGAGTTGGTCCTCTGGTCCTCCAAAGAGTTTGAGTTTGTTCGTATCGGCGATCGCTACTGCACCGGATCCTCGATCATGCCGCAGAAAAAGAATCCGGATATCCCCGAATTGATGCGTGGCAAGACTGGCCGGGTCACCGGCGCGCTGATGTCGCTTCTGATGACGATGAAGGGGCTGCCGCTGACCTACAACCGCGATCTCCAGGAGGACAAGGAGCAGGTCTTCGATGGACTGGATACGGTCAAGGCCAGTCTGTCGATCACCGCGGAGTTGCTCGATAACACCGAGTTCAACGTCGAGCGGCTGCGGGAGGCCACCATTGGCGGCTTCATGACCGCCACCGATCTGGCGGATTATCTGGTCAAGCGCAACATGCCCTTTCGCCAGGCGCATGGCGTGGTCGGGCGGATTGTCGCCGTCTGCCAGGAACGCGACTGCGAGCTCGTCGATCTCAGCCTTGCCGAGCTGCAGCAGCACTCCGCGTTGATCGAGGCCGATATCTTTTCGGTCCTTTCCGTGGACGGCTCGATCAACTCTCGACTTTCCGTGGGCGGTACGGCCCGGGTCCGGGTCGAGGAATCGCTCGCGCGGGTGGAACAACAACTGGGAATGGCGTGA
- the dapF gene encoding diaminopimelate epimerase, which translates to MEQISLPIPFWKMSGAGNDFIIIDHRSPIIPEDFKAEFARRVCRRKFSVGADGLFLIEPSTKVDFKWRFFNADGSEAEMCGNGARCVARFAYMHGIAAARMRFETLAGIIDAAVSDTHATIGMTPPHSFRFDRQIEVAGQLFMVHSVDTGVPHAVIFVDDIDATDVVGLGRELRFHPAFAPAGTNVNFVGQSAEGFRIRTYERGVEDETMACGTGVVAGALIAAARGMAGSPVAMVTAGGIALTVQFKGGKVDQVDQVVLKGPANLIYKGELTAEALLD; encoded by the coding sequence ATGGAGCAGATAAGCCTGCCCATTCCATTTTGGAAAATGAGCGGTGCGGGGAACGATTTTATTATCATCGACCACCGCAGCCCGATAATCCCCGAGGACTTCAAGGCGGAGTTTGCCCGCAGGGTCTGCCGGCGAAAATTTTCCGTGGGCGCGGATGGCCTGTTCCTGATCGAACCCTCGACCAAGGTGGATTTCAAGTGGCGTTTTTTCAATGCCGATGGTTCAGAGGCGGAGATGTGCGGCAACGGTGCCCGCTGTGTGGCCCGCTTTGCCTATATGCATGGCATTGCTGCGGCACGAATGCGTTTTGAAACCCTGGCGGGAATCATTGATGCCGCGGTCTCCGATACCCACGCAACCATCGGTATGACCCCACCCCATTCCTTTCGTTTTGATCGCCAAATCGAGGTGGCGGGGCAACTGTTCATGGTCCACAGCGTGGATACAGGGGTGCCGCATGCGGTCATCTTTGTCGATGATATCGATGCCACCGATGTGGTCGGTCTGGGGCGCGAGTTGCGGTTCCATCCGGCTTTTGCTCCGGCTGGCACCAACGTCAACTTTGTCGGCCAGAGCGCCGAGGGTTTTCGCATTCGTACCTATGAGCGCGGGGTCGAGGATGAGACCATGGCCTGCGGTACCGGGGTTGTCGCCGGTGCCTTGATTGCAGCCGCCAGGGGGATGGCCGGCTCCCCGGTGGCCATGGTCACCGCCGGAGGGATCGCCCTCACCGTGCAGTTCAAGGGGGGCAAGGTGGACCAGGTGGACCAGGTGGTCCTCAAGGGGCCGGCCAACCTGATATACAAGGGCGAGCTGACAGCGGAGGCCCTGTTGGATTAA
- the dapA gene encoding 4-hydroxy-tetrahydrodipicolinate synthase, producing MERFEGAITALITPMRNGHVDEQGLVDLIEFQIAGGIHGIVPCGTTGESATLSFAEHKRVIELTVQTVAGRVPVIAGTGANNTLEAIELTESAKASGADAVLSVVPYYNKPSQEGLFRHFSTILEAVDIPMVLYNVPGRTVTNMLPATVARLATYPKVVGIKEASGNLSQISEIIKCCPKDFIVLSGDDFTAMPTAMIGGKGVISVVSNLEPAKTAQMIEAAMAGEVAQAKALHYELFDLMGAMFCYPSPAPAKKGLELMGKIASGEVRLPMTEIDEAGLARLTRDMKNCGLLQSLSI from the coding sequence ATGGAGCGATTTGAGGGAGCGATAACCGCATTGATCACCCCCATGCGAAACGGACACGTGGATGAGCAGGGGCTGGTAGATCTGATTGAATTTCAGATTGCAGGCGGTATCCACGGCATAGTGCCCTGCGGAACCACCGGTGAATCGGCCACCCTGAGCTTTGCCGAGCATAAACGGGTGATCGAACTCACGGTGCAGACCGTAGCCGGCCGGGTACCGGTCATTGCCGGAACCGGGGCCAACAATACCCTGGAAGCCATTGAGTTGACCGAGTCGGCCAAGGCATCGGGGGCCGATGCTGTGCTCTCCGTAGTTCCCTATTACAACAAACCCAGCCAGGAGGGATTATTCCGCCATTTTTCCACCATTCTCGAGGCGGTGGATATTCCGATGGTGCTTTACAATGTGCCCGGTCGCACCGTCACCAATATGCTGCCGGCAACAGTGGCCCGTCTGGCAACGTACCCGAAGGTTGTCGGCATTAAGGAGGCCAGCGGCAACCTCAGCCAGATCAGCGAGATCATCAAATGCTGTCCCAAGGATTTCATTGTCCTCTCCGGTGATGATTTCACCGCCATGCCGACTGCGATGATTGGCGGAAAGGGCGTGATTTCGGTGGTTTCCAACCTGGAGCCCGCGAAAACAGCCCAAATGATCGAAGCCGCGATGGCAGGCGAGGTCGCCCAGGCCAAGGCCCTGCATTACGAACTTTTTGATCTCATGGGCGCCATGTTCTGCTATCCGAGTCCGGCACCGGCGAAAAAGGGGCTGGAGCTGATGGGCAAGATAGCCTCCGGTGAGGTCCGCCTGCCCATGACCGAGATCGACGAGGCTGGTCTGGCCCGTTTGACCCGCGATATGAAAAACTGCGGCTTGCTGCAATCTTTATCGATTTGA
- the dapB gene encoding 4-hydroxy-tetrahydrodipicolinate reductase: MTKVIVAGAAGRMGQRIIHMVLAHPDLELVGAFERQGSAVIGKDAGSISGLGETGVAITEGIGSVVDKADVLIDFTFHEASVGFAQVAAAHGVAMVIGTTGLGAEELAAIKGLADGNFPCVQSPNMAVGVNVLFKLVEKAAGILGDAYDVEIVEAHHRMKKDAPSGTALKLGQMAAGALGRDLAQVGVMERNGIIGERTDREIGIQTIRGGDIVGEHTVYFAGAGERLEITHRATSRDNFARGAALAAAWVVKQPKGMYTMFDVLGLDTF, from the coding sequence ATGACCAAGGTAATTGTCGCCGGAGCAGCCGGCAGAATGGGACAGCGGATTATCCATATGGTGCTGGCGCATCCGGACCTGGAATTGGTCGGGGCCTTTGAACGGCAGGGGAGCGCAGTCATCGGCAAGGATGCTGGCTCCATCAGCGGTTTGGGGGAAACCGGCGTCGCCATAACCGAGGGAATCGGATCGGTTGTCGACAAGGCAGATGTGCTGATTGATTTCACCTTCCATGAGGCAAGCGTGGGGTTTGCCCAGGTGGCGGCTGCACATGGAGTGGCCATGGTGATCGGCACCACCGGATTGGGCGCCGAGGAACTGGCCGCCATCAAAGGGCTTGCCGATGGAAACTTTCCCTGCGTGCAGTCACCGAACATGGCTGTCGGCGTCAACGTGTTGTTCAAGCTGGTGGAAAAGGCGGCCGGTATTCTGGGCGATGCCTATGACGTGGAGATTGTCGAGGCTCACCATCGCATGAAGAAAGACGCACCCTCGGGCACCGCCCTCAAACTGGGACAGATGGCTGCCGGCGCCCTTGGACGCGATCTGGCCCAGGTCGGGGTGATGGAGCGCAACGGCATTATCGGTGAGCGCACGGACAGGGAGATCGGCATTCAGACCATTCGCGGCGGTGATATTGTCGGCGAGCACACGGTCTACTTTGCCGGGGCCGGTGAGCGGCTGGAGATCACCCACCGCGCCACCAGCCGGGACAATTTTGCCCGCGGCGCCGCCCTGGCCGCGGCTTGGGTCGTCAAACAGCCAAAAGGGATGTACACCATGTTTGACGTCCTCGGCCTGGACACATTTTAA
- the folK gene encoding 2-amino-4-hydroxy-6-hydroxymethyldihydropteridine diphosphokinase yields the protein MPTVGQVTKTQQHTAVLGLGSNVGRSAQILQDAWHDLQDGAEIVGWRLSSPYRSKPVDMESSHWFVNAVGILKTVLPPIVLLERLQAVEARFGRLRDPQKIGYQDRTLDLDLLLYDDIVLANPELVVPHPRMRQRRFVLEPLLEIAEDIGSSPFTESVGQWALRHLGRLADQSVVRGSWNDG from the coding sequence ATGCCAACAGTCGGCCAGGTGACGAAGACGCAACAGCACACGGCCGTATTGGGGCTGGGGTCCAATGTGGGCCGATCCGCTCAGATTCTCCAGGATGCGTGGCATGACCTGCAGGATGGAGCGGAGATCGTGGGATGGCGGCTTTCCTCGCCGTACCGGTCCAAGCCGGTGGACATGGAGAGCAGCCATTGGTTTGTCAATGCCGTCGGCATCCTCAAAACCGTTCTTCCCCCAATCGTTCTCCTCGAACGATTGCAGGCAGTTGAGGCCAGGTTCGGCCGCTTACGCGATCCGCAGAAAATCGGATATCAGGATCGAACCCTGGACCTTGACCTGCTCCTCTACGACGACATTGTGCTGGCAAATCCGGAGCTGGTTGTGCCGCATCCGAGGATGCGCCAGCGTCGTTTTGTGCTCGAGCCTCTGCTGGAGATTGCCGAGGATATCGGATCGTCACCCTTTACCGAATCCGTTGGCCAATGGGCCTTGCGACATCTGGGAAGGCTTGCAGACCAGTCGGTTGTGCGCGGTTCCTGGAACGACGGCTGA
- a CDS encoding YHS domain-containing protein: MTPIRLLILGLLVYLGWRMFRRGGKRPPSAVSPESSPENDPQDVLVEDPVCHVLIPKHQALRLRKGGVTYYFCSERCCDTFAEQSDKGEL; encoded by the coding sequence ATGACACCGATTCGTCTGTTGATATTGGGCCTCCTCGTCTATCTTGGCTGGCGTATGTTTCGCCGGGGCGGCAAGAGGCCACCGTCGGCTGTTTCACCGGAATCCTCTCCGGAAAACGATCCTCAGGATGTCCTGGTCGAAGACCCGGTCTGCCACGTCCTGATTCCCAAACACCAGGCCTTGCGACTGCGCAAAGGCGGGGTGACCTACTATTTCTGCAGCGAACGCTGCTGTGACACATTTGCCGAGCAATCGGATAAAGGAGAACTATGA
- the fsa gene encoding fructose-6-phosphate aldolase, with translation MKFFIDTANIEEIKKAHALGMVDGVTTNPSLVAKEPRPFLEILKEICDLVDGPVSAEVISLEAEGMVAEARELVKIADNIVIKIPMIEEGLKAVKILSAEGIKTNVTLIFSASQALLAAKAGATYVSPFVGRLDDISINGLDLIADIMTILRNYGYATEVIVASVRSPMHVVESALLGADIATIPYKVIAQLAKHPLTDIGMQQFLADWEKRQK, from the coding sequence ATGAAGTTTTTTATCGATACCGCCAATATTGAGGAGATTAAAAAGGCACATGCTCTGGGCATGGTCGATGGTGTAACCACCAACCCGTCCCTGGTCGCCAAGGAGCCGCGTCCATTTCTGGAGATCCTGAAGGAAATCTGTGACCTGGTGGATGGTCCGGTCAGTGCCGAAGTCATCAGCCTGGAGGCCGAGGGCATGGTCGCCGAGGCCCGTGAGCTGGTCAAGATCGCCGATAACATCGTCATCAAAATTCCGATGATCGAGGAAGGCCTCAAGGCGGTGAAGATTCTGAGTGCGGAAGGTATCAAAACCAACGTAACCTTGATTTTTTCCGCCTCCCAGGCCCTGCTGGCGGCCAAGGCCGGTGCAACCTATGTGAGCCCCTTTGTCGGCCGTTTGGATGATATTTCCATTAACGGTCTGGATTTGATTGCCGATATAATGACAATACTGCGCAACTACGGCTATGCTACCGAAGTCATAGTTGCCTCTGTCCGCAGTCCGATGCACGTGGTTGAGTCCGCCCTTTTGGGAGCGGATATCGCCACCATCCCCTACAAGGTCATTGCCCAGTTGGCCAAGCATCCGTTGACTGATATCGGTATGCAGCAGTTTCTCGCTGATTGGGAAAAACGACAAAAATAA
- a CDS encoding transglycosylase SLT domain-containing protein, with the protein MISRLILTVLLLGVIVLPVSVGAAMYAYVDARGICHYTNVPGAGRYKLSERPPRRVASPEDQLIRTITRRSTSGLAPANLAHRGYLRRSAYTGRLFRSAPQTLNRYIQLAAMNHQVDPLLIKAVIQAESNFDPNALSPKGAQGLMQLMPGTARDLAVDDPFDPAQNINGGTKYLRYLLDNFNGNVELSLAAYNAGPGRVAARGDIPNIPETQDYVAKVLENYRSYKKSSRTARPVNIKVRQMVTVN; encoded by the coding sequence ATGATCTCCCGCCTCATTCTGACAGTTCTTCTCCTTGGGGTGATTGTACTGCCGGTTTCCGTAGGCGCGGCGATGTACGCCTATGTCGATGCCCGGGGCATTTGTCATTACACCAATGTCCCTGGGGCCGGTCGCTACAAGCTGAGCGAGCGTCCGCCCAGGCGTGTCGCCTCACCCGAAGATCAGCTGATTCGCACCATTACCCGCCGTTCAACCAGTGGGCTCGCCCCCGCCAACCTGGCCCACCGGGGATATCTGCGCCGATCGGCCTACACCGGCCGGCTGTTCCGTTCCGCCCCCCAGACCTTGAACCGCTATATTCAGTTGGCAGCCATGAACCATCAGGTCGATCCCCTGTTGATCAAGGCGGTGATCCAGGCGGAGTCCAACTTTGATCCCAATGCCCTCTCGCCCAAAGGAGCCCAGGGGCTGATGCAGCTGATGCCGGGGACGGCCCGGGATCTCGCCGTTGACGACCCCTTTGATCCAGCTCAGAATATTAACGGCGGGACCAAGTATTTACGCTACCTGCTTGACAACTTTAATGGAAATGTGGAATTAAGTCTTGCTGCATACAACGCAGGTCCGGGGCGAGTGGCTGCCCGAGGGGATATTCCCAACATTCCCGAAACCCAGGATTATGTGGCAAAGGTTCTGGAAAATTACCGCTCCTATAAAAAGAGCAGTCGAACGGCTCGGCCCGTCAATATCAAAGTCCGGCAAATGGTAACCGTCAATTGA
- the pgsA gene encoding CDP-diacylglycerol--glycerol-3-phosphate 3-phosphatidyltransferase, with protein MNRSSKIFNLPNMITGSRFILSGCLMLLLLLEQTKGVAFFAWLVFTIAAGSDWIDGYFARKYKEVTVLGKLMDPLADKVLVTTALVMLIPSGELPAWIALIILCREIVVTGLRGVASSSGIVVAASGLGKWKSIIQYIALGTLIFPLGVLPIPQLHQIGLAILYVALVLTVWSGVDYFYKLRRIFLEDAR; from the coding sequence TTGAATCGCAGTTCCAAAATTTTTAACCTCCCCAACATGATCACAGGCAGCCGATTCATTCTCTCCGGCTGCCTGATGTTGCTTTTACTTCTCGAACAGACCAAGGGGGTCGCCTTTTTTGCCTGGCTGGTTTTTACCATTGCTGCCGGCTCAGACTGGATCGACGGCTATTTCGCCCGTAAGTACAAAGAGGTGACCGTGCTGGGCAAGCTGATGGATCCCTTGGCTGACAAGGTGCTCGTGACCACCGCCCTGGTCATGCTCATCCCCTCAGGCGAGTTGCCCGCCTGGATAGCGCTGATCATTCTTTGCCGGGAGATTGTGGTCACCGGACTTCGCGGGGTGGCCTCTTCCTCTGGAATCGTGGTTGCCGCAAGCGGGCTGGGGAAATGGAAATCCATCATCCAGTACATCGCCTTGGGTACGCTGATCTTTCCCCTCGGCGTGCTGCCCATTCCCCAACTCCACCAGATCGGCCTGGCCATCCTCTATGTTGCCCTGGTGCTGACCGTCTGGTCCGGCGTCGATTACTTCTACAAACTGCGGCGCATCTTTCTCGAGGATGCCCGCTAA
- a CDS encoding GNAT family N-acetyltransferase has product MEQQPIKNELMQRFELEVDGKMAILEYKQQETDVLAFTHTFVPPELRGRNIAAILTRFALEDAQRLGKKVAPLCSYVSVFMERNKEFSEMRAKGPLL; this is encoded by the coding sequence ATGGAACAACAACCGATCAAAAATGAACTGATGCAGCGCTTTGAACTCGAGGTGGACGGCAAGATGGCTATCCTGGAATACAAACAGCAGGAAACGGATGTGCTTGCCTTTACCCACACCTTTGTTCCTCCGGAATTGCGGGGCCGCAACATTGCCGCGATTCTCACGCGCTTCGCCCTGGAAGACGCCCAAAGGCTGGGAAAGAAGGTGGCGCCTCTCTGTTCCTATGTCAGCGTGTTTATGGAAAGAAACAAGGAATTCAGTGAAATGCGGGCAAAGGGACCGCTCCTCTAG
- a CDS encoding phospholipase D-like domain-containing protein, protein MAIFHKSKARLRIARLLDRIRRRSQIIHFSGNSVHLLPHGGDFFPALFAAVESAKSRICVEFYIIKADTTGRLFADALCRAAVRGVEISLIYDAVGSFETPQSYWERLKRAGVECLPFNPPSFARLQLLDIRDHRKLVLIDGCSAFLGGLNVGDEYSGYGDSYTRWRDVGIRLDGPVACELQRIFTATWKRLSGQELSPPDCRDPAEQGEADVVIVNGRPHMNRPLIRNAFRIAMSGAEQTIEIITPYFVPGPRVVRSLLRAVRRGVRIQIILPSISDVPVVKIVGRAYLKPLLEAGVEIYERQDTILHAKVMSVDRRWVTLGSANLDLRSFHRNFEINVIIASQPFGHQIDALFAEELAKSRRIGLQEYAGRRWLERFCEWILAPLGRFL, encoded by the coding sequence ATGGCGATCTTTCATAAATCAAAGGCGCGCTTACGCATTGCCCGACTTCTTGATCGGATCAGGCGCCGCAGCCAAATCATACATTTTTCCGGGAATAGCGTCCATCTGCTGCCCCATGGCGGTGATTTTTTTCCGGCCCTGTTTGCCGCGGTCGAGAGCGCCAAATCCCGTATCTGCGTGGAATTTTATATCATAAAGGCCGATACCACGGGTCGGCTCTTTGCCGATGCGCTGTGCAGGGCGGCCGTTCGAGGCGTCGAAATCTCACTCATTTACGATGCCGTCGGATCGTTTGAAACGCCGCAATCCTACTGGGAACGTCTCAAGCGGGCGGGGGTGGAGTGCCTTCCTTTCAACCCGCCATCCTTTGCCCGGCTTCAACTGCTCGACATCCGCGATCACCGAAAACTGGTGCTCATCGACGGCTGCAGCGCCTTTCTCGGCGGACTCAATGTCGGCGACGAATATTCAGGCTACGGGGACAGCTATACCCGCTGGCGGGATGTCGGCATTCGCCTCGACGGACCGGTGGCCTGCGAACTGCAGCGGATCTTCACCGCCACCTGGAAGCGGCTCAGTGGGCAGGAGCTGTCGCCGCCCGATTGCCGGGACCCAGCCGAACAGGGGGAGGCGGATGTGGTTATCGTCAACGGGCGGCCCCATATGAACAGGCCGCTTATCCGCAATGCCTTTCGCATCGCCATGTCCGGGGCGGAGCAGACGATCGAGATTATCACCCCGTATTTTGTGCCCGGTCCGCGCGTGGTCCGTTCATTGCTCCGTGCCGTCCGTCGCGGGGTTCGCATTCAGATTATTTTGCCCTCGATCAGTGACGTGCCGGTGGTGAAGATCGTTGGCCGCGCCTACCTCAAACCCCTGTTGGAAGCAGGGGTGGAGATTTACGAGCGTCAGGACACGATCCTTCATGCCAAAGTGATGTCGGTGGACCGCCGCTGGGTCACACTCGGTTCGGCCAATCTTGATCTGCGCAGTTTTCATCGCAATTTTGAAATCAACGTCATTATTGCCAGCCAGCCCTTTGGCCATCAGATTGACGCCCTGTTTGCCGAGGAACTGGCGAAATCGCGTAGGATCGGTCTCCAGGAATATGCCGGTCGGCGCTGGTTGGAACGGTTTTGCGAGTGGATACTGGCCCCCTTGGGCAGATTTCTCTGA